The following nucleotide sequence is from Pedobacter sp. PACM 27299.
TTTTTTTAACCTATTGTTCATTCCCTCAGCTATTTCAGGAAAAGAAACGATTCTGAAACACGAATTGGTACACATTCGTCAGTGGCACAGTCTGGATATTATCTTTTTTGAAATCATTCAGATCTTGAGCTGGTTCAATCCCATCACCTATCTCCTTAAAAAAGACATCAAACTCCTGCATGAATATATTGCCGATGAACAGACCACTTTAAAAGAAATTGGAAAATATGATTACGCCTTATTTCTGATTAAACATTCTTTTGGAATGGAAGCCAATCCTTTGAGTAATCACATATTTAATCAATCTATACTTAAACAGAGAATCAACATGTTAAACAAGGAAAAATCAACAGGAAGGGCAAGGCTCAAGTTCCTGTTCGCATTGCCAATCGCAGCTGTCATGCTGGGCAGCTCCACCATGGCTTTTACCAAAGATTACAGTCTGGTAGACTTATATCCGGAAAAATCAGTCAGCAACACTGCAGAAATACTAAAGCCCTTACACTTTTCAACAAATCAGGAGCCCACTAAAATCAGAGCGCCTAAGACCCCTGCTGTACCACCAGCTCCGCCAGCTGCTCCACCGGCACCAGGAATAGCTCCTCCGCCGCCGCCACAAGAACCCATTAAAAACGGAAAAGTGAAATTCCCAAAACCAATTGTGAAGAAAAATGTCACCAGATTTCCTCCTCCGGTTATCGTACCTGATGCAAAAGAAAATAACAAAAAATTCCCTCCTCCAATTGTCACAAAAGACAAGGAACCAGTTAAAAAAGACGCAGCATCCAGTAAACCAGTATATCCTTAAACAGCAAACGTCATCAAGAGTGAAATCATGATGACGTTTGCTGCTTGGGTAAATCCCTGTAAACTATATGATTCTATTGACTACATTTCCTTTTGCGTCAAAAACTACTTTCTTTTCTTCTCCTACTTTTTTAAGCTCCACCTTATAAAGCAGTACTTTTCCTTCTTCAAACTGATCTACATCATCAATTCTATAGCCACTATAGTTTTTCTTGATGACATTAGATACCGCTACAGGCAGCTCCTTCGCTCTGATTTCTTTTTTATGCCTAACGATTACACCTTTATTATTGAACCAGACTTCATGATCACGTTTACCGATATCAAAATCTGCATTGTATAAATCTCCTTTCAATTCCCAATCTACCTTCGTGGCATTAGGGAATGCTTTCTTCAAGGAATTTCGCACCTCTAAAGGGACATCTTTTGCAGGAATATCCTGTGCATAACTGAAGCCTGAAAACAACAGGGCCAGGGCTAGTAATAGTCTATTTTTCATGGTAAATGATTTATGTTTCATAAGCCTACCACAAAGAAAGCGCCTAAATTTATCAGCAAATCAAATTAAGCAAGAAAACCCTGCTTTTTAGTGCTTAAACAAATATCTAAACGTAATTATTTTAGTTTTAGCCGATAATAATAGATTTACAGCGCCTGTAAAAGCATACGATTTTATGCCTCAGGACGAAGTTTAGCGGCCATTTTTCTTTTATGAAGGGAATCGAAGATGATCAATGACATCCCGGCCATAATAGACAAGTCAGCCACATTAAAAATACCGGTCTGAAATACAATGAAATCGATATGAAGAAAATCAGTAACGGATCCGTAAATGATCCTGTCGTATAAATTACCTATCCCACCGCCAATCACGCAGCAAATACCAAATATCAATACGGGGCTGAGGTCTTTCCTGCTCATGACAAAATAAATACCAGCGATTAATACGGCAACCGGCAGCAGCAGTAAAAAGACAAATTTAATTCCGGAATGCAGGGCATCACCCATACTCAAAAAAGCGCCAGAATTCTCCACTTTAGTCAGGGTCACATAATTACTGAAAACCTTTATATTTTCATAATAATCCACTTGTTCTCTTACGATAGACTTGCTAATCTGATCACAACCGACATTTAACAATATAATTACTAAGATCAGTACCTTTCCCGCCAGACCACTAAATTTTCTTTTTTTCATTTTGGCACCTCAATTGATAAATATAGGAATTGTATTTTTGAATTCAAATGACAGATTCCTCAGATGAGAACGCGATATTGCCAATATTAATCTATAAAAACACCTTATGAAATCATTTTTCTTTTCCCTGCTATTCATTTCATTTTCAATTGGCGCATTTGCCCAGGGCCTGGCAACAGGATCAACACTCCCTAAAGCTGTTTTTTACAAAGAAAATGGCGCAACTTTCTCTACTGATCAAATTCCAGGAGGAAAAAGATCATTGATCATGTTTTTTGATGCTACCTGTGAACATTGCCAGAAAGTGGCCGGAAACCTAAGCAAAAACACCAAAGAAATCTCCAATGTAAACTTATATCTGGTATCACAGGATGTATTTCGTTCCATTAATTACTTCGTGGATACTTTTGCCAAGCCTTTAAGAGGCATGAAAAACGTAATTACCCTACAGGATAAAGACTATGTATTCATTCCACTATTCCACCCGAAACAATATCCATCTTTATACTTGTACGGAGCAGATAAAAAACTAATCCTATTCTCCAGCAATGAAAAAGATTTACCAAAATTTCTGGCCTTAATGAAATAAGGAATTTAGTATTCTCTATTTATCGTAGAGAAATAAAATCTATAAAAAATGCCCAATCAAAAGAAATTGATTGAGCATTTTTTATGCTTCTGGGCCTTATTTTTTATAATTAATTCCCATGTTGTAAAATAAGAAAGACCACCTGTCGGCTATTTCTTCAATTGCTTTATCAGTTGGTTTCCCTGCACCATGACCGGCATTGGTCTGTATGCTGATTAAAATCGGGGCATCACCCGCCTGATCCTTTTGTAAAGTTGCAGCAAATTTAAAAGAGTGTGCAGGAACAACGCGATCGTCATGGTCTGCAGTGGTAATCAGCGTTGCAGGATATTTAACACCAGGTTTTAAAGCATGAACCGGCGAATATTTATACAGGTATTCAAACATCTCTTTTGAATCCTCAGCGGTACCATAGTCATAACTCCATCCTGCTCCTGCTGTAAATTTATGGTAACGAAGCATATCCATTACGCCTACCGCAGGGAAAGCCACTTTGAACAAGTCAGGGCGCTGTGCCAATGTAGCACCAACCAGCAAACCGCCATTTGAACCACCCATGCTAGCCAGGTAATCTTTTGACGTATATTGATTAGCAATCAGGTATTCTCCCGCAGCAATAAAATCATCAAACACATTTTGCTTTTGCATTTTCGTTCCTGCCAGGTGCCATTTCTCTCCATATTCACCACCGCCACGCAAATTCGCTACGGCGTAAATACCACCTTGCTCCATCAGCACAATATTGGCTGTACTAAATGCAGGAGTCAGACTGACATTGAAACCTCCATATCCGTATAAAACAGTAGGATTTTTGCCATCCAGCACGATTCCTTTTTTATAAGTAAGGATCATTGGTACTTTTGTCCCTTCTTTTGAAGGGTAGAACACTTGCTTAGACTCGTAATTTGAAGGATCAAAATCTACTCCTGATTTCTTGTAAACCTCAGATTTGCCCGTTGCGATCGTATATTTAAAGATGGTTGCAGGATAGACGTAAGAAGTGAACGTATAATACAATTCTTTATCTGTTTTTTTACTGCCAAAACCACCGGCTGTTCCCAGTCCAGGAAGCTTGATTTCATGTTCCAGCTTCCCATTCATATCATATTGCAATACCATAGATACCGCATCTTTTATGTAATCGGCAAATAGTTTTCCACCTCCAGTAGCAGCACTCAATACATTTTCTGTTTCTTTGATCAGCTCTTTCCAGTTTTCAACACCAGGCTGAGCAGCATCTACCGTCACGACACGACCATTCGGTGCATTCAGATTGGTATAGATGAATAACTTGCTGCCAATGTTATCAATAATACTGTGGTTCTTATCAAAGTTAGCGACTACAGGAATGATCTTTCCATCTTTTGCCTTCAGGTTTTTAAGGTATAATTCATTTCCAGAGGTAGAGTTTGCAGCAGAAATGATCAGGTAATGCTCATCTTCCGTCAAACCGGCTCCAATATAACGTCTTGGGGTTTGATCACCTCCAAAGATCAATTGATCGTCCTTTTGTGCAGTCCCCAGCTGATGGAAATATAATTTATGATATTGTGTTAATCCGGACAGCTGGCTGCCCTCCGCAGGTTTATCATAACTGCTGTAGTAAAAACCTGTATTTCCTTGCCAGGCAATGCCGGAAAACTTCACATCTGTCAAAGTTTCTCCAACTATAGATTTATCACTTGCTTTCAATACAATCACTCTCGTCCAGTCTGAACCGCCATCCGACACCTGGTAAGCCACCATACTTCCATCTTTTGAAAAGCTGATCCCCGCCATTGAGCTGGTTGCATCTTTTGAAAAAGTATTCGGATCAAGAAAAACTTCTGGTGCTCCACCTTCCTTCTGACGATAAAGTACACTCTGGTTTTGTAAGCCTGTATTTTTATAATAATAAGTATACCCCCCTTCTTTAAATGGCTGAGAATACTTTTCATAATTCATCAGCTTTTTCAGGCGCTCTTTAATGTCGTTTCTATAAGGGATTTTCGCCAGATATGCTTTGGTTACCGCATTTTGAGCCTCCACCCATAGTTTAGTCTCTTCCGATCGGTCGTCTTCCAACCATCGGTAAGGATCTGCTACAGTTGTCCCAAAATAGCTGTCTGTTACGTTTTCTTTTTTGTTTCCGGGTAAATCATAGTCTTTTGTTGAGGATTACTCAGCTGGGCTTCCGCAACGAATGGAAGCATAACGGCGAGAAAGATGAACCCTTTGCCTGAGTTTTTCATAATTTTTATTTGTTCGTTAATGGTGATGTTGCATTTATATGGCCAGATACTGCTGAACAATGGGTACATCCGCTTCGGCCCAATCGCAATTTAGTAAATCTGAGGGCGCCATCCAAGCATAAGCCGCATGCTCTCTTAATCGTATAGTTCCAGCCACAATGCGGCAAACAAAAGGAAGCAGGAGAATAGAAAATTCGGGATAATGATGTGCTGAACCTGGTTGCTGGGAGATAATTTCTATAGTGATGTCCAGTTCTTCTTGTATTTCCCTGATCAGGCCATCTTCCGCAGTTTCACCAGGTTCTATTTTACCACCTGGGAATTCCATTTTCAAGGGCATAGACATCATCGCACTTCGCTGGGTCACTAGAACCTGCCCCTCTTCATTTACAATAATTGCACAGCAAACTTCAATCATCACCGAAGATAATTTATTTATATAAAGAAAAGCCCGCTTATCTACCATTAATATGGAAAATAAGCGGGTTTTTAAAGCTAAATAAGGAGGTTTATGCTTAGTCCAGAGAAACAAAAAGTTCCGACTGTGTCAACCATACCCCATTTATTTTGCGCCACATGGCAGAATAATTACCTCTAAATGGTTCTGTTTTATAACTCCAGGCTCCAGTTTCCCAGGCTAAAATCCCACTGTCGCCAATTACAATGGACGAAGGAATGCGTTCAAATAATGGCGGTTTACTTGCAAACATTTCTTTCCAGGCTTTCAGCAATTTTGGTTTGCCTAAGTACTGTCCACCTTCACCAGAGATCACCACGATATCATCCATCCAATATTTAGCAACTCCTGCAACATCCTGGTTAGAGATGGCCATATTTGAGTCCATCCTGGATAGGCGGATGGCTTCTTCTTCTTGTCTTTTAAAAAATGATACTGAACTCATAAAAAATTAGCTTCGTCTTGTTTATTGAACCGCTAAGATGGTGAAAATATTAATTTTTCACTCTATTCTGTTCCGCTTCTGCTCCAGTATTTTTATGTTTTTTTAAGTCAGAAAAGGTCTTTCCAAAACGATAGCTGTAACTAACCACCACATTTCTAGAATCTGAACGGTTGCGCCAGCCCGCTTCTACGGAAGCCAGATTATTGATCTTTCCGTTGACGATCTTAGTATAAAAGAGGTCATTACCATTGATTTTAATCGTTGAACTCGGAGATAATTTCTTTTGCAGGCCCGCATTAAACTGGTACATCTCCCCTATGACAAACTGCACATCAGTAATCTTGGAACTATAAGATCCACTACATTCCGCCGTCCAGGTTTCTCCAATTTTAAATTGAAAACTACTCTTTGTGAAAAAGAAAGTACCCTTTGTGTGCAGGGCACCACTGTAAAAATCATTACTTTTTGCATTGATATTGGTCAATTCGCCATAAAACTGCCAGGAAAGCCCGGGAAACAAATCCAAGCCCGAATTTACGCTTAGGCTTTTCACGATCTTCCTGCCAATATTTCCAGGCCTGCTGTAATAAATCCCATCCCGAATCTCTATGGTTTCATTCACTTCATCTTTCGTGTCACTGTAGCTCAAAGCAGTAGTCACTTTATTTTTGAAGGTATGAGAAAGCTCGATACTATTGGTAAAAGAGGGATTCAGGAAAGGATTGCCTTCATAATAAGTAAACTTATCCAATGGAGAAATAAATGGATTCAGGTCTTGAAAATAAGGACGGTCTATTCTTCTTCCATAATTTAAACCAATCTGGTTGTTTCCTAATGTATCCAGTTTATAAGATAAGTAGGCTGTAGGAAAAAGACTGGTATAGTTTCTATTGAAAGCAGAGTCTGGCTTCAAAAGATTGCCCAATTGATGGCCATCAGAATTGGTGTTTTCTGCCCTTAATCCCAATTGTATGGACCATTTTCCACTTTCCCTGCTCAGGTTCATGTAACCCGAGTTGATGTTCTCCTTATAAATAAAATGATTGCTCTTTTGATAATCAGGTCTGGTAATATCGCCAATCGTGTAACTGTAATCTCCCACATTATCTGTCTTGGTATAGCTTGACTTCAAGCCCGCATCTATCTTCCAATTATTTTTCAGTGGCTTTGTATAATCTGCTTTCAGGGAATATATTTTGATATTAGCAGGTAATGCTCCATGAAGGATATCTTGAGATTTCAAGCTTTGATCAGGCAGGTAAGAAGAATTAAAGATCTGCTGACGGTTATTGGTATTGTATACCAGGTAATCGGCATCCATCGCAATTTGCTGACCATTTTTATCAAAATCATGGCGATAATTCAAGTTAAAACCCAAATTTTTAAAGCTTTCTTTTTCTTTACTGAGTGCTTTAACTACCGAATCTAATCCCCTTCCGGCATTTAAAAGCTGACTTACATTATCTGTCGTTTGATTTCCAGATCTGTTCATGCCAGTTAGCACCACTCCCCAGGTTGTTTTCTCCGATTGGTAATAGTCCATCCCAATTTTCCCGTTTAAAGTATTGGCCTTTCTACGGATATAACTGTTTTGTTCAAAAAAAGATTGAGTGCTGCCATCCTCATTTTTATACTTGCGGAATAAATCCAGATCAGTGAAATTATTTTGGTAATTCTGACTTAGATTGGCGAAAAAATTCAACTTATCTTTTCGAAAATTCATATTAAAACTATTGTTACTTCTTGGCAGTTCACCTTGTGTATATCCCAGATTTAATCCTCCATTCCAGCCTGTCTGGTTACTTTTACGCGTTTTAATATTGATCACTCCACCTTTTCCTGCAGCATCATACTTTGCAGGAGGATTGGTCATCAGCTCAATCTGATCTAATGAAGAAGATGGCATGGACTTCAGGTAATTTTCCAGATCTGCACCCGATAAATAACTGGGTTTACCATCGATAAATACCGCTACTCCTTGTTTTCCTTTTAAACTGATCAAACCATTCTGATCCACCATTACTCCTGGCGATTTCTCCAGTACGTCCAAGGCAGTGGTCCCCGCATTGGCAATTAAAGCATCTACATTGACCACGGTTCGATCAATTTTGCGCTCAATAAAAGCCTTTTTCCCAATAATGGCTACCTCTTTGAGGTCTTTTGTAGCGCCCAACAGGATTAATGCCGGAAGTACAACATTGGAATTGCTTTCCTGCAAAATCACCACTGCGCTCTGGAGGTTTTGATAACCCATGGCGGAGATTCTCAATTGATAACTTCCTTTTGGTAACTGTTCAAAAGAAAACTTACCATCCTGTTCTGTAAACGTACTTTTCAAAAGACTACTGTCCTGTACGTTAAACAAGGCCACTGTTGCCAGGTCAAAAGGCGCATTCGCATCTTTCATTATTTTACCTGAAATACGCCCCGTTCCTGATAATCTGGTTGCAGCGGGCGCTTGGGAAAAAGCTAAAATTTGGGCAGTACTCAGCCATGCGGTCAGAATTACCGCGATCAATATTTTCATTTATTTAAGAATTAAATTGTAGAAAAGCTGTTTTTACAGCGCGCTATAACACATGAATTGAATATTTATGCTCCCTACTTTGATTCATATTCCTGTTTATAGGAAATGATCCAATCTGCACTTTTCAGGTATTTTTGCTCATAACGTTTTTGAACTTCTTCCGGAAGTTTTTTATTATTTAAGAGAAATTGATGCTGATTGATTTCAAAAGATAACTTCTGGTCCTGCTTCACTAAACGGTCTTTTATCAAGTCCTTCAAAATATAATCTGGCGTTTTCTCATCATAAGGAGTCGCGGTAGAATTATCAGAAACAAACTTCTTGGTAATCCTACTTTTTGCAGCTGTCGATTTTACCTTTTTTTGAGCAGCTGCTCGTTTTTCCTCCTGAATTCTGCTCTCTTCGTTTTTGGTCCTGATTTGGTCATTTTCAGCTCTGATTTGATCATTTTTAGCCCTGATTTCATCGTTTTTAGCCCTGATTTTATCAGCGGCTATTTCCTCCTTACTCGGATCAGGTCTCCCTTGATTTTCCAATAATTCAGCTTTAATGGCCTTATCCCTTGCCTTATCAGCAGCATACATTGCTTTATCAGCTGCATATCTTAATCTATCCGCTTCATATCTTGCCTTATTAGCTGCATATTTTTGTGGGTCACCCGGAGACCATTGCTGCTCCACATCAACTACAAAGTTTTCAGTTTTAGCTACGGCATTTTCCGTTTCTAAAACACCTTTTTCTACTCCTTTCACCAAATGTTCGGCGGTCAGCACCCCGCTTTCAATAGCAGATATCACCTTTTGATAGGCTGGCACTTCTTTTTCAGTTTCTGCTAAGCTCTGACTTGTCAATGCTTCCTGTGTTGATTTCTGGACCGGTTTTTTCAATACGGTAGAAAATGCCATGCTAAAAGTAACCACCGCTAACAGGGAAACTGCTAAAATACTCTTCTCCATTTTATTTAAAGTCGGATGGTCATTAGAAACCATTCTCTTTACCCGTTTTACCAATTGATTGGAGTCCCCTGAAATCGCCATCGCATAGACTGGTTTATTCATTTGAAACTCTTCACAAGAAACCAGTGCACTGATGTAACCTGCTTTATTATTATTTGTATTCAAAACAGCCAGATCATCGCAGCAGCTTTCTCTTTCTTCTCTGATCAACCCACTCAGCCAGGAGACTGCTGGATTAAAGAAAAACAGCAATTCCATGAAACTTTGAAGGATATTCACCAGGTAATCTCTTCTTTTTACATGAGCTAACTCATGACATAAGATGGCATCAACTTCTTCTTTAGAAAGGTTATTCAGCAAACCAACAGGGATTAAAATTAAGGGTTTAAAATAACCAACTACCATAGGAACATTCACCAGTCCGGACTGTACAATGGCCACCATCTTATAAATACCAAATTGTATGGCCAGTTGCTGCAGCCTATTCTCCCAATACGGCCCTGCTGAGCTGATTTTAGTCTGGCGAATTCTTTTAATACTATACAATCCTGCAAACAACTGCACACTTTTAGCGGCGATCACTAAAAGCCAAAGCAACACAATCGTGCTGGCATAGGAATTAAAGAATGAAAGCCCCTGTTGCAGCCAAACCCAGGGTTGCTGTACCGCAGCAATAGAATCATTCCCAACGCTATCTTGTGCTGGTAAAGTGCCCGAGGACCATGGAAAGGCATTAGCCAGTCGATCCGAAGCAGTAACTACTC
It contains:
- a CDS encoding M56 family metallopeptidase encodes the protein MMNWFYYLLEANLYLAVFYGVYRLLLHKETFYAANRFFLIGSSLLAFSLPLLQMGYLNQLFGRGIDQPAAKIMKYTNSNDTDLQPLNLLLYTIYAGIAIFFSVKLIRDIYRIFALSKRSERYQKNKVTYVNLNQDNPAFSFFNLLFIPSAISGKETILKHELVHIRQWHSLDIIFFEIIQILSWFNPITYLLKKDIKLLHEYIADEQTTLKEIGKYDYALFLIKHSFGMEANPLSNHIFNQSILKQRINMLNKEKSTGRARLKFLFALPIAAVMLGSSTMAFTKDYSLVDLYPEKSVSNTAEILKPLHFSTNQEPTKIRAPKTPAVPPAPPAAPPAPGIAPPPPPQEPIKNGKVKFPKPIVKKNVTRFPPPVIVPDAKENNKKFPPPIVTKDKEPVKKDAASSKPVYP
- a CDS encoding PepSY-like domain-containing protein, whose protein sequence is MKNRLLLALALLFSGFSYAQDIPAKDVPLEVRNSLKKAFPNATKVDWELKGDLYNADFDIGKRDHEVWFNNKGVIVRHKKEIRAKELPVAVSNVIKKNYSGYRIDDVDQFEEGKVLLYKVELKKVGEEKKVVFDAKGNVVNRII
- the lspA gene encoding signal peptidase II, translating into MKKRKFSGLAGKVLILVIILLNVGCDQISKSIVREQVDYYENIKVFSNYVTLTKVENSGAFLSMGDALHSGIKFVFLLLLPVAVLIAGIYFVMSRKDLSPVLIFGICCVIGGGIGNLYDRIIYGSVTDFLHIDFIVFQTGIFNVADLSIMAGMSLIIFDSLHKRKMAAKLRPEA
- a CDS encoding TlpA family protein disulfide reductase, producing the protein MKSFFFSLLFISFSIGAFAQGLATGSTLPKAVFYKENGATFSTDQIPGGKRSLIMFFDATCEHCQKVAGNLSKNTKEISNVNLYLVSQDVFRSINYFVDTFAKPLRGMKNVITLQDKDYVFIPLFHPKQYPSLYLYGADKKLILFSSNEKDLPKFLALMK
- a CDS encoding prolyl oligopeptidase family serine peptidase — encoded protein: MEDDRSEETKLWVEAQNAVTKAYLAKIPYRNDIKERLKKLMNYEKYSQPFKEGGYTYYYKNTGLQNQSVLYRQKEGGAPEVFLDPNTFSKDATSSMAGISFSKDGSMVAYQVSDGGSDWTRVIVLKASDKSIVGETLTDVKFSGIAWQGNTGFYYSSYDKPAEGSQLSGLTQYHKLYFHQLGTAQKDDQLIFGGDQTPRRYIGAGLTEDEHYLIISAANSTSGNELYLKNLKAKDGKIIPVVANFDKNHSIIDNIGSKLFIYTNLNAPNGRVVTVDAAQPGVENWKELIKETENVLSAATGGGKLFADYIKDAVSMVLQYDMNGKLEHEIKLPGLGTAGGFGSKKTDKELYYTFTSYVYPATIFKYTIATGKSEVYKKSGVDFDPSNYESKQVFYPSKEGTKVPMILTYKKGIVLDGKNPTVLYGYGGFNVSLTPAFSTANIVLMEQGGIYAVANLRGGGEYGEKWHLAGTKMQKQNVFDDFIAAGEYLIANQYTSKDYLASMGGSNGGLLVGATLAQRPDLFKVAFPAVGVMDMLRYHKFTAGAGWSYDYGTAEDSKEMFEYLYKYSPVHALKPGVKYPATLITTADHDDRVVPAHSFKFAATLQKDQAGDAPILISIQTNAGHGAGKPTDKAIEEIADRWSFLFYNMGINYKK
- a CDS encoding (deoxy)nucleoside triphosphate pyrophosphohydrolase — translated: MIEVCCAIIVNEEGQVLVTQRSAMMSMPLKMEFPGGKIEPGETAEDGLIREIQEELDITIEIISQQPGSAHHYPEFSILLLPFVCRIVAGTIRLREHAAYAWMAPSDLLNCDWAEADVPIVQQYLAI
- a CDS encoding YybH family protein translates to MSSVSFFKRQEEEAIRLSRMDSNMAISNQDVAGVAKYWMDDIVVISGEGGQYLGKPKLLKAWKEMFASKPPLFERIPSSIVIGDSGILAWETGAWSYKTEPFRGNYSAMWRKINGVWLTQSELFVSLD
- a CDS encoding outer membrane beta-barrel family protein codes for the protein MKILIAVILTAWLSTAQILAFSQAPAATRLSGTGRISGKIMKDANAPFDLATVALFNVQDSSLLKSTFTEQDGKFSFEQLPKGSYQLRISAMGYQNLQSAVVILQESNSNVVLPALILLGATKDLKEVAIIGKKAFIERKIDRTVVNVDALIANAGTTALDVLEKSPGVMVDQNGLISLKGKQGVAVFIDGKPSYLSGADLENYLKSMPSSSLDQIELMTNPPAKYDAAGKGGVINIKTRKSNQTGWNGGLNLGYTQGELPRSNNSFNMNFRKDKLNFFANLSQNYQNNFTDLDLFRKYKNEDGSTQSFFEQNSYIRRKANTLNGKIGMDYYQSEKTTWGVVLTGMNRSGNQTTDNVSQLLNAGRGLDSVVKALSKEKESFKNLGFNLNYRHDFDKNGQQIAMDADYLVYNTNNRQQIFNSSYLPDQSLKSQDILHGALPANIKIYSLKADYTKPLKNNWKIDAGLKSSYTKTDNVGDYSYTIGDITRPDYQKSNHFIYKENINSGYMNLSRESGKWSIQLGLRAENTNSDGHQLGNLLKPDSAFNRNYTSLFPTAYLSYKLDTLGNNQIGLNYGRRIDRPYFQDLNPFISPLDKFTYYEGNPFLNPSFTNSIELSHTFKNKVTTALSYSDTKDEVNETIEIRDGIYYSRPGNIGRKIVKSLSVNSGLDLFPGLSWQFYGELTNINAKSNDFYSGALHTKGTFFFTKSSFQFKIGETWTAECSGSYSSKITDVQFVIGEMYQFNAGLQKKLSPSSTIKINGNDLFYTKIVNGKINNLASVEAGWRNRSDSRNVVVSYSYRFGKTFSDLKKHKNTGAEAEQNRVKN
- a CDS encoding M56 family metallopeptidase encodes the protein MESIIFKTLLHSLWQGLILALLTAAVLVFTHKSSARVRYNLLISCLMLFSVSVFASFIYEWQSADAAVDTGVVTASDRLANAFPWSSGTLPAQDSVGNDSIAAVQQPWVWLQQGLSFFNSYASTIVLLWLLVIAAKSVQLFAGLYSIKRIRQTKISSAGPYWENRLQQLAIQFGIYKMVAIVQSGLVNVPMVVGYFKPLILIPVGLLNNLSKEEVDAILCHELAHVKRRDYLVNILQSFMELLFFFNPAVSWLSGLIREERESCCDDLAVLNTNNNKAGYISALVSCEEFQMNKPVYAMAISGDSNQLVKRVKRMVSNDHPTLNKMEKSILAVSLLAVVTFSMAFSTVLKKPVQKSTQEALTSQSLAETEKEVPAYQKVISAIESGVLTAEHLVKGVEKGVLETENAVAKTENFVVDVEQQWSPGDPQKYAANKARYEADRLRYAADKAMYAADKARDKAIKAELLENQGRPDPSKEEIAADKIRAKNDEIRAKNDQIRAENDQIRTKNEESRIQEEKRAAAQKKVKSTAAKSRITKKFVSDNSTATPYDEKTPDYILKDLIKDRLVKQDQKLSFEINQHQFLLNNKKLPEEVQKRYEQKYLKSADWIISYKQEYESK